The Coprothermobacter sp. DNA window GATGGAGCAGACCGTACGGCAACGCAGGTCGAGTCCGTCCTGCAACTGTCCATGATGACGGGCTGGAATCCGCCCGTACTCAAGGCGTCGGCCGAACTGAACACCGGCATCGACACCGTTGTGGACACGATAGAACGGCATCGCATGCATCTCGTGGCCTCAGGGAAGCTGGACGCACTCAAGAGACGGATGGCCAAGCTCGACGTGCTCGAGATTCTCAAGGCGCGCCTGGCCGACACGATGAAGCAGCAGCTGGACCAGCCGGCCGTTCAGGCCGAGCTGGAGAAGGTCGCCAGCAAGCAGAGCGACCCATATTCATTGGCAGACATCATCTTCGAGCAAAGCTGGAGGAACACATGAACCTGAAGAACATTGATCATATCGGCATTGCCGTTTCCAGCCTGCAGGAGTCGCTGTCATTCTGGGAGACGTCGCTGGGTATCGAGCTGCACGGCATCGAAGAGGTGACCGAACAGCACGTGAGAACGGCGTTCTTGCCTGTGGGTGACACGGAGGTCGAGCTGCTGGAGCCTACCAGCGCGGATAGCTCGGTCGCCAAGTTCATCGAGAAGCGCGGCGAGGGCTTGCATCACATCGCGATCCGAGTCGACGACATCGAAGCGGCCCTTGCGGAACTGAAAGCCAAGGGTGTTCAGTTGATCGACGAGACGCCTCGCAACGGTGCAGGTGGGGCTCGGATAGCGTTCGTGCACCCCAAGGCGACGCATGGCGTCCTTCTTGAGTTGTGCGAGAGGAAGAAGGAGTAGTAGCGCAGAAGATAGCTGGAACGCAAGCGCCCCGGGAGACCGGGGCGCTTGCGATTCATGCGACTATGGTGAGACGGAACGTCTAGAACACGAGGGGAACGTAGCCGTTTCGAATGCACTCCGAGATGATGCCTCCCACCTGATCGATCTCGCACCCCAGGCTCTTGATGGCATCGCTCACGACCGGCTCGTCTGCGAACGTATTGCAGGCGACGGGATGAACAACAACCTTGAAAATCTCCGCACCGAGGTCCCGGATCTCCTTGTCCTCGACGAGAAGTCGTTCGAAAGGGCCAAACAGAATGACGCGCACATCATCAAACCAGTGGTTGTCATGGGTGTTCTTGGCGTACATCAAGCCGGCCATGGCTTTCTCGCGTTCGGCCGTAGAGAGGATGATCAAGATCTTGCGCACTTGCTCCATCACTTGCCTCCTGTTCCCCGGTGACCACGCGCCGGGCCGCGACACATGTTCAGAATTCAATTGCCACACTATATATAGCCGTGTGGCGTTCTGCGTCAATGACTCCACGGGGCAAGTCT harbors:
- the mce gene encoding methylmalonyl-CoA epimerase, which codes for MNLKNIDHIGIAVSSLQESLSFWETSLGIELHGIEEVTEQHVRTAFLPVGDTEVELLEPTSADSSVAKFIEKRGEGLHHIAIRVDDIEAALAELKAKGVQLIDETPRNGAGGARIAFVHPKATHGVLLELCERKKE